Proteins co-encoded in one Christiangramia fulva genomic window:
- a CDS encoding geranylgeranylglycerol-phosphate geranylgeranyltransferase, whose amino-acid sequence MHYFKLVRAGNLFFIALTMFLIKYGLFEPFGVAITLNLFGFSLLVLAVISVAASGYIINDIYDVKADLQNKPDRTIVNNKISEKTAYRLFFVLNILGVGLGFYLSNMIGRPGFAAFFIFGSAILYLYNSQLQQTLLVGNILVSLIVGLVPVGVGLYDLLPAITPQNQQTQSVIFSILIDYSIFAFLINLLREITKDQQDVDGDYNSGYRTLPIVLGKNRTNKLLFGLGLVPMGFLIYYTYTYLFENISAVLYSLFLLMAPLLFYQVSILTASKKKEYGRLSLTLKIILFFGLISIGLLQFILL is encoded by the coding sequence ATGCACTATTTCAAACTTGTCAGGGCGGGTAATCTTTTTTTTATAGCACTCACCATGTTTCTCATTAAATACGGGCTTTTTGAGCCTTTTGGAGTGGCTATCACTTTAAATTTATTCGGATTTTCGTTGCTGGTCCTGGCGGTTATTTCGGTGGCAGCTTCCGGCTATATTATTAACGATATTTACGATGTAAAGGCCGATCTTCAAAATAAGCCTGACAGGACAATCGTAAACAACAAGATTTCGGAAAAAACTGCTTACCGGCTCTTTTTTGTTCTGAATATTCTTGGCGTGGGACTGGGGTTTTATCTTTCCAATATGATTGGACGTCCTGGATTTGCAGCGTTTTTCATTTTCGGCTCGGCCATTCTTTACCTTTACAACTCCCAACTTCAGCAAACTTTGCTGGTGGGAAATATTTTGGTTAGCTTGATTGTTGGCCTTGTGCCGGTTGGTGTGGGTTTATATGATCTTTTACCGGCCATTACCCCGCAAAATCAGCAAACCCAATCGGTGATCTTTTCAATTCTTATCGATTATTCCATTTTTGCCTTTTTGATCAACCTTTTGCGGGAGATCACCAAAGACCAGCAGGATGTAGATGGAGATTACAATTCGGGTTACCGTACCTTACCCATTGTTTTAGGAAAAAACCGAACCAACAAATTGCTTTTTGGCCTTGGATTAGTTCCTATGGGTTTTCTTATTTATTATACCTATACCTATCTTTTTGAAAATATTTCAGCGGTTTTATACAGCTTATTTCTGCTTATGGCTCCACTCCTATTCTACCAGGTGAGCATTTTGACCGCCAGCAAAAAGAAGGAATACGGAAGATTAAGTCTGACCTTGAAGATCATTCTGTTTTTCGGACTCATTTCCATAGGTTTGCTTCAGTTCATTTTACTATGA
- a CDS encoding mechanosensitive ion channel domain-containing protein, translating into MYEIFYSYKQELIYSLVVLILLILIQYILRKSAHRVGKRSEINLTRTRLMLKYINILVILIAIFLMAIAWGMELTQLALIFSSVFAVIGVALFAIWSILSNITSGIIMFFSFPYKIGDTIKIHDKDLPIEAVIEDIKAFHLHLRTKEGELITYPNNLLLQKAVSLKEHHGYSDEGKDAL; encoded by the coding sequence ATGTACGAAATTTTCTATTCATATAAACAAGAGCTTATTTACAGCCTGGTCGTTTTGATCCTGCTTATCCTTATTCAATACATCCTGCGAAAATCGGCACATCGGGTGGGAAAAAGAAGTGAGATCAATTTGACACGCACCCGTTTGATGCTGAAATACATCAACATCCTGGTAATCCTTATCGCTATTTTTTTAATGGCCATCGCCTGGGGAATGGAGCTCACACAATTAGCCCTTATATTTTCTTCGGTTTTTGCCGTTATTGGGGTGGCACTTTTCGCGATCTGGTCTATCCTGAGCAATATCACTTCAGGGATCATCATGTTTTTTTCATTTCCTTATAAAATTGGAGATACCATTAAAATTCATGATAAGGATCTTCCTATTGAAGCGGTCATTGAAGACATCAAAGCCTTTCATTTACATTTGAGAACCAAAGAAGGCGAACTTATCACCTACCCAAACAACCTGCTTCTACAAAAGGCGGTTTCCTTAAAAGAACATCATGGCTATTCAGATGAAGGAAAGGATGCTCTTTAA
- the ccsA gene encoding cytochrome c biogenesis protein, translating to MQKKIASVLFSTRIMAILFIIFAIAMAMGTFIESWYTIETARILIYNTWWFEGIMLFLLINFLGNIQRYQLYKKEKWSSLVLHLAFIFILIGAFVTRYISYEGIMPIREGQTTNKFLSDGTYLTFFLDGEINGEPRRRRLQEKVLFGPEVENDYKLNTDYNGQPVTFEVTNFINGAEETLIPTEDGDNYLKVVEAGGGQRHDHYLKEGEVSNIHNILFSFNKPTEGAINISLDEEGDYHIESPFEGSYMRMADKKQGRLVADSTQTLMLRSLYNLGDLQFVFPDPVVKGEYGVVPKKNPTKDDLDAVMLKVSSEGESKKVTLLGGKGTASDPEKIDLAGLEIFLNYGSIERELPFALKLEDFIAEKYPGTADRPTPGYSSFKSKVEIIDDGQAPQPYEIFMNHVLDYEGYRFFQSSFMPDEQGTILSVNHDLWGTRITYFGYFLLYFGLMWILFDKNSRFGHLKVMLDKIKSKKKNLATLLIFISLGFGVNAQENVQKEQPGQRMKETPEQQEQTREQEHVHMELNQARVDSLLKANAVSKEHAAKFGRLIIQDAGGRMKPANTYSSELLRKLSKSDEYEGLTSDQVLVSMTENPVLWYSTPLIYVKKQNDSLHHLLGVEEGKKYLSLVDFFNEDGTYKLSPYLESAYQASVPNQFQKDFIETDKKVNLLYQALQGKVLKIFPIPNDENNKWISYPEVAESSLKGMDSVYASQILPIYMNALQKAKGTGDYSKANEYLESIKSYQKKFGSEVMPSERKINAEIFYNKYDVFRNLFWMYMLAGSVMLIFVIIQILKDNKFIRTLITLCAVAIVILFVLHTAGLAFRWYISGHAPWSDAYESMIYVAWATMFFGVAFGRKSNLTMASTAFVAAIILMIAHWNWMDPAIANLQPVLNSYWLMIHVSVIVASYGPFTLGMILGVVSMVLMILTTDKNKEKMHINIQEITVIAEMALTVGLVMLTIGNFLGGQWANESWGRYWGWDPKETWALISIMIYAFVIHMRLVPGLRSRWFFSFMAVLAYSSIMMTYFGVNFYLAGLHSYASGDKVITPTFVYYTLAGVALLGGVSYWRFKKHLSKE from the coding sequence ATGCAGAAAAAAATAGCCTCAGTCCTTTTTTCTACCCGAATCATGGCCATTTTATTCATAATTTTCGCGATCGCCATGGCCATGGGTACCTTCATAGAAAGTTGGTACACCATAGAAACTGCGAGAATTCTCATTTACAATACCTGGTGGTTTGAGGGAATAATGTTGTTCCTCCTTATCAATTTCCTCGGAAATATTCAGCGATATCAATTATATAAAAAAGAAAAATGGAGCTCCCTGGTGCTTCACCTCGCTTTTATTTTTATCCTGATTGGTGCTTTTGTTACCAGGTATATCAGTTACGAAGGAATAATGCCCATACGGGAAGGGCAAACAACCAATAAATTTCTGTCTGACGGAACCTATCTTACTTTTTTTCTGGATGGTGAGATCAATGGGGAACCCCGCAGGCGCCGACTTCAGGAGAAAGTCCTTTTTGGTCCTGAAGTAGAAAACGACTATAAACTTAACACCGATTATAACGGGCAGCCAGTCACTTTTGAAGTGACCAATTTTATAAATGGTGCTGAAGAAACCCTTATTCCCACCGAAGACGGCGATAATTATTTAAAAGTGGTGGAAGCCGGAGGAGGCCAGCGCCATGATCATTATCTCAAGGAAGGGGAGGTGAGTAATATTCATAATATCCTGTTTTCTTTTAATAAACCTACCGAAGGAGCTATTAATATCAGCCTTGACGAAGAGGGAGATTATCATATAGAATCTCCTTTTGAAGGAAGTTATATGAGAATGGCCGATAAAAAACAGGGCCGCCTTGTTGCCGATTCCACACAAACTTTAATGCTGAGGTCCCTTTACAATTTGGGAGATCTGCAATTCGTTTTTCCAGATCCCGTGGTAAAAGGTGAATATGGTGTAGTGCCGAAAAAGAATCCAACCAAAGACGATCTGGATGCGGTTATGCTCAAGGTTTCTTCAGAAGGAGAATCAAAAAAAGTGACCTTGCTCGGGGGAAAAGGTACCGCTTCAGATCCTGAAAAGATCGATCTTGCCGGACTGGAAATTTTCCTGAACTATGGATCTATTGAAAGGGAGCTTCCTTTCGCGCTTAAACTCGAAGATTTTATTGCTGAAAAATATCCCGGAACAGCTGATAGGCCCACGCCCGGCTATTCTTCTTTTAAAAGTAAGGTTGAAATCATTGATGACGGACAGGCGCCGCAACCCTACGAAATATTTATGAACCACGTGCTTGATTATGAAGGTTATCGTTTTTTCCAGAGTAGTTTTATGCCTGATGAGCAGGGAACAATTCTCTCGGTAAACCATGATTTATGGGGGACACGTATCACCTATTTTGGATATTTTCTTCTTTATTTCGGACTTATGTGGATTTTGTTTGATAAAAATTCCCGATTCGGTCATCTAAAAGTTATGCTGGATAAAATTAAATCGAAAAAGAAAAATCTCGCCACACTCTTAATTTTTATTTCCCTGGGCTTCGGTGTGAATGCACAGGAAAATGTTCAAAAGGAACAGCCCGGGCAGAGAATGAAGGAAACTCCGGAGCAGCAGGAGCAAACCAGAGAACAGGAACATGTTCACATGGAGCTTAACCAGGCACGGGTGGATAGCTTGCTAAAAGCAAATGCAGTTAGTAAGGAACATGCCGCTAAATTTGGAAGACTTATCATTCAGGATGCGGGAGGAAGAATGAAACCTGCCAATACCTATTCTTCTGAATTGCTGCGAAAATTGAGCAAAAGCGATGAATACGAGGGACTAACTTCAGATCAGGTGCTGGTTTCCATGACTGAAAATCCGGTTTTATGGTATAGTACTCCCTTAATTTATGTAAAAAAACAGAATGACAGCCTGCATCATCTTTTGGGAGTTGAAGAAGGAAAAAAATATCTTTCTTTGGTCGATTTTTTCAATGAAGACGGGACTTATAAACTTTCTCCCTATTTGGAATCGGCTTATCAGGCTTCTGTTCCCAACCAGTTTCAAAAAGATTTTATAGAAACCGATAAAAAGGTAAATCTGCTTTACCAGGCCTTACAGGGAAAGGTATTAAAGATCTTTCCAATTCCGAACGATGAGAATAACAAATGGATATCTTATCCTGAAGTTGCCGAATCGAGCCTGAAAGGAATGGATTCTGTCTATGCCAGTCAGATCCTTCCAATTTATATGAATGCGCTTCAAAAGGCGAAAGGAACGGGAGATTATAGCAAAGCGAATGAATATCTTGAGAGTATAAAAAGTTATCAGAAGAAATTTGGTTCAGAGGTAATGCCATCAGAAAGAAAAATAAATGCCGAAATTTTCTATAACAAATACGATGTTTTCAGAAATCTTTTCTGGATGTATATGCTCGCTGGTTCGGTGATGCTGATCTTTGTGATCATACAAATCCTGAAGGACAATAAATTCATCAGGACCTTGATAACACTTTGCGCTGTTGCCATAGTTATATTGTTCGTACTGCATACAGCCGGACTTGCGTTCAGATGGTATATTTCGGGACACGCTCCCTGGAGTGACGCCTACGAATCGATGATCTATGTTGCCTGGGCTACGATGTTCTTCGGAGTAGCCTTCGGAAGAAAATCCAATCTCACCATGGCATCCACGGCTTTTGTCGCAGCGATAATCCTGATGATCGCTCACTGGAACTGGATGGATCCCGCAATTGCCAATTTACAGCCCGTATTGAATTCTTACTGGTTGATGATCCACGTGTCGGTCATCGTGGCAAGTTACGGTCCATTTACGCTGGGAATGATCCTGGGAGTGGTTTCAATGGTGCTGATGATTTTGACTACCGATAAGAATAAGGAAAAAATGCATATAAATATCCAGGAGATTACTGTAATTGCTGAAATGGCTTTGACAGTTGGCCTGGTCATGCTCACCATCGGAAATTTCCTTGGAGGCCAATGGGCCAATGAAAGCTGGGGTCGTTACTGGGGCTGGGATCCTAAGGAAACCTGGGCTTTAATCAGTATTATGATCTATGCTTTTGTGATTCACATGCGGCTGGTACCCGGACTTAGAAGCAGGTGGTTTTTCAGCTTTATGGCGGTGCTGGCTTATTCCAGTATTATGATGACATACTTTGGAGTGAATTTCTATCTTGCAGGATTGCATTCTTACGCTAGCGGTGATAAAGTGATCACTCCAACCTTTGTGTATTATACGCTTGCTGGAGTTGCCCTTTTAGGTGGAGTTTCCTATTGGAGATTTAAAAAACACCTTTCCAAAGAGTAA
- a CDS encoding septum formation inhibitor Maf has product MLRFLNLLFLILCLSSCGNKKDSALKLSQEFKDYWYSGKAEITSYDLEQARYGEMRNGHAVLIYVTEDFLPDEQVKADEPNDDNISVLKLNSTKKFNTGIYPYSIMQSCFYPLNGKGHALKVAASVQEWCGQVYIQLNNRNNYEITSHSYFAGEADQDFNVEKAPLENEVWTQLRIGPKSVPTGDFKMIPSLEYLRLHHKDLKAYSAHGEFYTDKNYNVYTLEYPELERKLKIYLTLNFPYSIEKWEETSASGFGKNKKILTTKAVKKQRLNIDYWNRNTNKDLYLREKLGLN; this is encoded by the coding sequence ATGTTGCGATTCCTAAATCTTCTTTTTCTCATTCTTTGCCTTTCCTCTTGCGGAAATAAAAAAGATTCCGCTTTAAAATTGTCGCAGGAATTTAAAGATTACTGGTATTCGGGGAAGGCTGAGATCACTTCTTATGATCTGGAGCAGGCCCGCTATGGAGAAATGCGTAACGGCCATGCGGTTCTTATTTATGTCACCGAAGATTTTTTGCCAGACGAGCAGGTAAAAGCAGATGAACCGAATGATGACAATATCTCAGTTCTCAAGCTCAACAGCACCAAAAAATTCAATACCGGCATTTATCCTTACAGTATCATGCAAAGCTGTTTTTATCCGCTTAACGGAAAAGGGCATGCGTTAAAAGTTGCCGCTTCGGTTCAGGAATGGTGCGGGCAGGTTTATATTCAGTTGAATAACCGAAATAATTATGAAATAACCAGCCATTCCTATTTTGCCGGTGAAGCCGACCAGGATTTTAACGTGGAAAAAGCTCCCCTGGAAAATGAAGTCTGGACCCAGTTGAGAATTGGGCCCAAAAGTGTTCCAACCGGAGATTTTAAAATGATCCCTTCCCTCGAGTACCTCAGGCTTCATCATAAAGATCTAAAAGCTTATTCGGCACATGGAGAATTCTACACTGATAAAAATTATAATGTATATACGCTTGAATATCCTGAACTGGAAAGAAAGCTAAAGATCTATTTAACACTTAATTTTCCGTATTCCATAGAAAAATGGGAAGAGACCTCGGCTTCAGGTTTCGGAAAAAACAAAAAAATACTCACCACAAAAGCTGTGAAAAAACAGCGTCTAAATATAGATTACTGGAATAGAAACACCAATAAAGATTTATATTTGCGCGAGAAATTAGGATTAAACTGA
- a CDS encoding KdsC family phosphatase, which yields MEKSYKEHLNKIKTFVFDVDGVLTDGSIQISTQGELLRTMNIKDGYALKMAKNAGYTVCIISGGKNEGVRKRLRDLGINDIYLGVEDKVEQLDEFFDIYDITPDEVLYMGDDIPDYYPMKLVGLPCCPQDAAPEVKEISLYVSHKSGGKGCVRDVIEQVMKVQGKWIQKEA from the coding sequence ATGGAAAAAAGTTATAAGGAACATCTTAATAAAATTAAGACTTTCGTTTTTGATGTTGATGGGGTTTTGACTGACGGATCTATTCAAATTTCCACTCAGGGTGAACTTTTACGCACCATGAACATCAAGGATGGCTACGCCCTGAAAATGGCCAAAAACGCGGGTTACACCGTTTGCATCATTAGTGGAGGTAAAAATGAAGGAGTAAGAAAGCGGCTTCGCGATTTGGGAATTAATGATATTTACCTGGGTGTGGAAGACAAGGTGGAGCAACTGGACGAATTTTTTGATATTTATGATATCACTCCTGACGAGGTTCTTTATATGGGCGACGATATTCCTGATTATTATCCCATGAAACTGGTAGGACTTCCCTGCTGCCCGCAGGATGCCGCACCTGAAGTCAAAGAAATCTCGCTATATGTTTCTCATAAAAGCGGCGGCAAAGGCTGCGTTCGCGATGTGATAGAACAGGTGATGAAAGTGCAGGGAAAATGGATCCAAAAAGAAGCTTAA
- a CDS encoding Rossmann-like and DUF2520 domain-containing protein, with the protein MIKVVIIGAGNVATHLYRTFSETEDVAILQVYNRNPEHLKFVKEPEKRISDLQNLENADVYLIAIKDEAIPEFVLEMPETDGILAHTSGSQPMNILNKFENFGVFYPLQTFSKNKQIDFKNIPVCLEANTKANFHLLKKLAEKIAENTYEVNSEQRKALHLSAVFVNNFTNHMFAMASEYCRKNELPFDILRPLIRETVDKIESLDPIDAQTGPALRNDKKTIQMHLEMLDENQKKIYTILTESIQKLHGKKL; encoded by the coding sequence ATGATAAAAGTGGTGATTATTGGCGCCGGAAATGTGGCAACACACCTGTACCGTACTTTTTCAGAAACTGAAGACGTAGCGATACTGCAGGTTTATAATCGCAATCCCGAACATCTTAAATTCGTAAAGGAACCGGAAAAACGGATTTCTGATCTTCAAAATCTGGAAAATGCCGATGTGTATCTAATCGCGATTAAAGATGAGGCTATTCCTGAATTTGTATTAGAAATGCCGGAAACTGACGGAATTCTTGCGCATACCTCCGGAAGCCAGCCAATGAACATTCTTAATAAATTTGAAAATTTCGGGGTTTTTTATCCGCTTCAGACTTTTTCGAAAAATAAGCAGATCGATTTTAAAAATATTCCCGTTTGCCTTGAAGCCAATACGAAAGCTAATTTCCATCTTCTGAAAAAGCTGGCTGAAAAGATCGCCGAAAACACCTACGAAGTGAATTCTGAACAACGCAAAGCACTTCACCTTTCGGCAGTTTTTGTCAATAATTTCACCAATCATATGTTTGCCATGGCTTCAGAATACTGCAGGAAAAATGAACTGCCTTTTGATATTTTAAGGCCGCTGATCAGGGAAACCGTAGACAAGATTGAAAGCCTCGATCCCATCGATGCGCAAACCGGACCGGCACTGCGTAATGATAAAAAAACCATTCAGATGCATCTCGAAATGCTGGATGAAAATCAGAAAAAAATATATACAATTTTAACCGAATCTATTCAGAAATTACATGGAAAAAAGTTATAA
- a CDS encoding Maf family nucleotide pyrophosphatase codes for MLKDSLKNHEIILASGSPRRQKFFEELEIPVKIDVRPVEEIYPENLKASEITDYLAKLKAESFKGDIRENQVVITSDTIVYLNDIALGKPSDFKEAVEMISSLSGKEHDVITSVCFTTAQNQIVLNHTTRVFFGKLEQEEIEFYVKKYKPYDKAGGYAIQEWIGLIGIEKIEGSYFNVVGLPTHLVYKTLKELLDT; via the coding sequence ATGCTGAAAGATTCCCTGAAAAATCATGAAATTATTCTTGCCTCAGGCTCTCCCCGCAGGCAGAAGTTTTTTGAAGAGCTGGAAATTCCGGTGAAAATTGACGTGAGGCCGGTTGAGGAAATCTATCCTGAGAATTTAAAAGCTTCAGAGATCACCGATTATCTGGCCAAACTAAAAGCCGAATCCTTTAAAGGCGATATTAGGGAAAATCAGGTGGTGATCACCAGTGACACCATAGTTTACCTTAATGATATTGCACTTGGAAAACCTTCCGATTTTAAGGAAGCCGTAGAAATGATATCCTCACTTTCAGGTAAAGAACACGATGTAATTACCTCTGTTTGTTTTACTACGGCCCAGAATCAAATAGTACTCAACCATACCACCAGGGTGTTTTTCGGTAAACTTGAGCAAGAGGAGATCGAATTTTATGTAAAAAAATATAAGCCTTATGATAAGGCCGGAGGTTACGCGATTCAGGAATGGATTGGGCTGATCGGGATCGAAAAGATCGAAGGCAGTTATTTCAATGTTGTGGGATTGCCCACGCACCTTGTCTATAAAACTCTCAAAGAACTTTTAGATACTTAA
- a CDS encoding PIG-L family deacetylase, whose amino-acid sequence MRKLFIAVFLLSLSVIRAQAPEKWSSSDIFEHIQKLNFLGSVLYVGAHPDDENTRLISYFSNAKHARTAYLSMTRGDGGQNLIGPELREKLGVIRTEELLGARRIDDGQQFFTRANDFGYSKTPSETLKIWDKNEVLSDVIWVIRKFQPDVIINRFDHRTPGTTHGHHTSSAMLSVEAFDLAAKKSAFPQQLEYVDPYQPKRLFFNTSPWFYGGDEAFEKADKSKFISFDTGTYFPMKGLSNPEIAALSRSQHKSQGFGSTGSRGKQIEYLELLKGEMPENSESVFAGIDTTWSRIEGGQAIGKILYAVEDNFDFEHPQKSLPQLLQAYSLIQNLKNDHWRKIKSEEIKDIIYACAGLYLEAAANQSSITPSEIIPVHLEAINRSNSVMKLESVELSPNNSKVEPNVILQDNEDWENTLNFKIPSDEDYTTPYWLKNPGSVGMYTVQDQQLRGLPETPLKTKAIFHISINATPLSFTTPVVYKYNDNVKGETFENFEIVPPVDISFKNDVLIFNNQEPQEITITLTAHKNDIRGTLSLDAGKEWKIEPVQENFSILQDGGQANLKFKITPPEGQSETQLIPKVKIGDRIYDKQLEKISYNHIPNQNIVTTARLKLVKLKISKKGENIAYIEGVGEVVPESLEQIGYKVTKIKPEDITAARLQNFDAVVVGIRAYNVDENLKFKQQELFDYVKNGGTMIVQYNTNRGLVTENLSPYSLHISRDRVTEEDAEVTFLAPEHEILNSPNKLSKADFQDWVQERGLYFPDTWSEEFIPILGMHDTGENQLDGSLLVAKYGQGYYIYTGLSFFRQFPAAVPGAYRLFANLISIGK is encoded by the coding sequence ATGAGAAAACTTTTTATTGCTGTTTTCCTTTTAAGTCTTTCTGTTATAAGAGCGCAGGCTCCCGAAAAATGGAGTTCTTCAGACATATTTGAGCATATCCAGAAACTGAATTTTTTAGGTTCTGTTCTCTATGTAGGAGCCCATCCCGATGATGAGAATACGCGTTTAATATCCTATTTCTCAAACGCTAAACATGCACGAACCGCCTATCTCTCCATGACCCGTGGAGATGGTGGCCAAAATCTTATCGGTCCCGAACTCAGGGAAAAACTGGGTGTGATTCGTACCGAGGAATTGCTTGGAGCACGCAGAATAGATGATGGACAGCAGTTTTTTACCCGTGCCAATGACTTTGGATATTCCAAAACACCTTCAGAAACCCTGAAAATTTGGGATAAAAATGAAGTTTTAAGTGATGTGATTTGGGTTATAAGGAAATTTCAGCCAGATGTGATCATAAACCGATTTGACCACAGAACTCCCGGCACCACGCATGGCCATCATACTTCTTCGGCAATGTTAAGCGTCGAAGCCTTTGATCTTGCAGCAAAAAAATCGGCATTTCCGCAACAATTGGAATATGTGGATCCATATCAGCCAAAACGTTTGTTTTTTAATACTTCTCCCTGGTTTTATGGGGGCGATGAAGCTTTTGAAAAGGCCGACAAGTCAAAATTCATAAGTTTTGATACCGGAACTTATTTCCCAATGAAAGGACTTTCAAATCCCGAAATCGCAGCATTAAGCCGCAGTCAACATAAATCACAGGGATTTGGCAGCACGGGAAGCCGCGGTAAACAAATTGAATATCTGGAACTTTTAAAAGGAGAAATGCCTGAAAATTCGGAAAGTGTTTTCGCAGGCATAGATACCACCTGGAGCCGTATTGAAGGAGGACAGGCGATAGGGAAAATTCTTTACGCGGTAGAAGATAATTTTGATTTTGAACATCCGCAGAAAAGTTTACCGCAACTCCTACAAGCTTATTCCCTTATCCAAAACTTAAAGAATGATCACTGGAGAAAGATAAAATCTGAAGAAATAAAAGATATTATCTATGCCTGCGCCGGGCTTTATCTTGAAGCTGCCGCAAATCAGTCGTCGATAACACCTTCAGAAATTATTCCCGTGCATTTGGAAGCCATCAACCGCAGCAATTCTGTAATGAAACTGGAATCTGTGGAATTATCCCCAAATAATTCCAAAGTTGAACCAAATGTGATCCTTCAGGATAATGAAGACTGGGAAAATACGCTGAACTTTAAAATTCCTTCCGATGAAGATTATACAACTCCTTACTGGTTAAAAAATCCCGGAAGTGTGGGAATGTACACAGTACAAGATCAACAGCTTAGAGGTTTACCCGAAACACCTTTAAAGACAAAAGCTATTTTTCATATTTCCATAAACGCTACGCCACTTTCGTTTACAACCCCGGTAGTTTACAAATATAACGACAATGTAAAAGGAGAGACTTTTGAAAATTTTGAGATCGTACCTCCGGTGGATATCAGTTTTAAAAACGATGTCCTCATCTTTAACAATCAGGAACCGCAGGAGATCACTATCACTCTTACCGCGCATAAAAATGATATTAGGGGAACACTTTCGTTAGACGCCGGAAAGGAGTGGAAAATTGAACCCGTGCAGGAAAATTTTTCCATTTTACAGGATGGCGGACAGGCAAATTTGAAATTCAAAATCACACCTCCTGAAGGACAAAGTGAAACTCAGCTTATTCCGAAAGTGAAAATCGGCGATAGAATATACGACAAGCAACTTGAAAAAATAAGCTATAATCATATCCCCAATCAGAATATTGTAACTACGGCAAGATTAAAACTGGTAAAGCTAAAAATTTCAAAAAAAGGTGAGAATATCGCTTATATTGAAGGTGTTGGAGAAGTAGTGCCCGAGAGCCTTGAACAAATTGGTTATAAGGTTACCAAAATAAAACCGGAAGATATCACCGCAGCGCGACTGCAAAATTTTGATGCCGTGGTTGTGGGAATACGGGCTTATAACGTTGATGAAAATTTAAAATTTAAACAACAGGAATTGTTCGATTACGTGAAAAACGGCGGAACGATGATCGTACAGTATAATACCAACCGGGGTTTGGTTACCGAAAATCTTTCGCCGTACAGCCTGCATATATCACGGGACCGGGTTACCGAAGAAGATGCTGAAGTTACCTTCCTGGCTCCTGAACATGAAATTTTAAATTCGCCAAATAAGCTTAGCAAAGCCGATTTTCAAGATTGGGTACAGGAACGTGGCCTGTATTTCCCCGACACCTGGAGCGAAGAATTCATCCCCATTTTAGGCATGCACGATACCGGAGAAAACCAGTTAGACGGAAGCCTGCTGGTCGCAAAATATGGGCAGGGCTATTATATTTACACCGGCTTGAGCTTTTTCAGGCAATTCCCGGCTGCTGTTCCGGGGGCTTATCGCCTTTTTGCCAATTTAATCTCTATAGGAAAATAA